From one Bos taurus isolate L1 Dominette 01449 registration number 42190680 breed Hereford chromosome 24, ARS-UCD2.0, whole genome shotgun sequence genomic stretch:
- the SMAD7 gene encoding mothers against decapentaplegic homolog 7 isoform X1, with protein MFRTKRSALVRRLWRSRAPGGEDEEEGAGGGGGGGELRGEGATDGRAHGAGGGGAGRAVCCLGKAVRGAKGHNHPHPPAAGAGAAGGGEADLKALTHSVLKKLKERQLELLLQAVESRGGTRTACLLLPGRLDCRLGLGAPAGSQPAQPPSTYSLPLLLCKVFRWPDLRHSSEVKRLCCCESYGKINPELVCCNPHHLSRLCELESPPPPYSRYPMDFLKPTADCPDAVPSSAETGGTNYLAPGGLSDSQLLLEPGDRSHWCVVAYWEEKTRVGRLYCVQEPSLDIFYDLPQGNGFCLGQLNSDNKSQLVQKVRSKIGCGIQLTREVDGVWVYNRSSYPIFIKSATLDNPDSRTLLVHKVFPGFSIKAFDYEKAYSLQRPNDHEFMQQPWTGFTVQISFVKGWGQCYTRQFISSCPCWLEVIFNSR; from the exons ATGTTCAGGACCAAACGATCTGCGCTCGTCCGGCGTCTCTGGAGGAGCCGTGCGCCCGGCGGCGAGGACGAGGAGGAGGGCGCGGGGGGAGGCGGAGGAGGAGGCGAGCTGCGGGGAGAAGGGGCGACGGACGGCCGGGCGCATggggccggcggcggcggcgcaggCAGGGCTGTCTGCTGCCTGGGCAAGGCGGTGCGAGGTGCCAAAGGTCAcaaccatccccaccccccagccgCGGGCGCCGGCGCGGCCGGGGGTGGCGAGGCGGATCTGAAAGCGCTCACGCACTCGGTGCTCAAGAAACTGAAGGAACGGCAGCTGGAGCTGCTGCTCCAGGCCGTGGAGTCCCGCGGCGGTACGCGCACCGCGTGCCTCTTGCTGCCCGGCCGCTTGGACTGCAGGCTGGGCCTGGGGGCGCCTGCCGGCTCGCAGCCGGCGCAGCCGCCCTCCACCTACTCGCTCCCCCTCCTGCTGTGCAAAGTGTTCAGGTGGCCGGATCTCAGGCATTCCTCGGAAGTCAAGAGGCTGTGTTGCTGTGAATCTTACGGGAAGATCAACCCCGagctggtgtgctgcaacccCCATCACCTTAGCCGACTCTGCGAACTAG AGTCTCCCCCTCCTCCTTACTCCAGATACCCGATGGATTTTCTCAAACCAACTG CAGACTGTCCAGATGCTGTGCCTTCCTCCGCTGAAACAGGGGGAACGAATTATCTGGCCCCTGGGGGGCTTTCAG ATTCCCAACTTCTTCTGGAGCCTGGGGATCGGTCACACTGGTGCGTGGTGGCATACTGGGAGGAGAAGACGAGAGTGGGGAGGCTCTACTGTGTCCAGGAGCCTTCCCTGGACATCTTCTATGATCTACCTCAGGGGAATGGCTTTTGCCTCGGACAGCTCAATTCGGACAACAAGAGTCAGCTGGTGCAGAAAGTACGGAGCAAAATCGGCTGTGGCATCCAGCTCACGCGGGAAGTGGACGGCGTGTGGGTGTACAACCGCAGCAGTTACCCCATCTTCATCAAGTCGGCCACACTGGACAACCCGGACTCCAGGACGCTGTTGGTACACAAAGTGTTCCCCGGTTTCTCCATCAAGGCTTTTGACTACGAGAAGGCGTACAGCCTGCAGCGGCCCAACGACCACGAGTTCATGCAGCAGCCGTGGACTGGCTTCACCGTGCAGATCAGCTTCGTGAAGGGCTGGGGCCAGTGCTACACTCGCCAGTTCATCAGCAGCTGCCCGTGCTGGCTGGAGGTCATCTTCAACAGCCGGTAG
- the SMAD7 gene encoding mothers against decapentaplegic homolog 7 isoform X3, whose protein sequence is MFRTKRSALVRRLWRSRAPGGEDEEEGAGGGGGGGELRGEGATDGRAHGAGGGGAGRAVCCLGKAVRGAKGHNHPHPPAAGAGAAGGGEADLKALTHSVLKKLKERQLELLLQAVESRGGTRTACLLLPGRLDCRLGLGAPAGSQPAQPPSTYSLPLLLCKVFRWPDLRHSSEVKRLCCCESYGKINPELVCCNPHHLSRLCELESPPPPYSRYPMDFLKPTDSQLLLEPGDRSHWCVVAYWEEKTRVGRLYCVQEPSLDIFYDLPQGNGFCLGQLNSDNKSQLVQKVRSKIGCGIQLTREVDGVWVYNRSSYPIFIKSATLDNPDSRTLLVHKVFPGFSIKAFDYEKAYSLQRPNDHEFMQQPWTGFTVQISFVKGWGQCYTRQFISSCPCWLEVIFNSR, encoded by the exons ATGTTCAGGACCAAACGATCTGCGCTCGTCCGGCGTCTCTGGAGGAGCCGTGCGCCCGGCGGCGAGGACGAGGAGGAGGGCGCGGGGGGAGGCGGAGGAGGAGGCGAGCTGCGGGGAGAAGGGGCGACGGACGGCCGGGCGCATggggccggcggcggcggcgcaggCAGGGCTGTCTGCTGCCTGGGCAAGGCGGTGCGAGGTGCCAAAGGTCAcaaccatccccaccccccagccgCGGGCGCCGGCGCGGCCGGGGGTGGCGAGGCGGATCTGAAAGCGCTCACGCACTCGGTGCTCAAGAAACTGAAGGAACGGCAGCTGGAGCTGCTGCTCCAGGCCGTGGAGTCCCGCGGCGGTACGCGCACCGCGTGCCTCTTGCTGCCCGGCCGCTTGGACTGCAGGCTGGGCCTGGGGGCGCCTGCCGGCTCGCAGCCGGCGCAGCCGCCCTCCACCTACTCGCTCCCCCTCCTGCTGTGCAAAGTGTTCAGGTGGCCGGATCTCAGGCATTCCTCGGAAGTCAAGAGGCTGTGTTGCTGTGAATCTTACGGGAAGATCAACCCCGagctggtgtgctgcaacccCCATCACCTTAGCCGACTCTGCGAACTAG AGTCTCCCCCTCCTCCTTACTCCAGATACCCGATGGATTTTCTCAAACCAACTG ATTCCCAACTTCTTCTGGAGCCTGGGGATCGGTCACACTGGTGCGTGGTGGCATACTGGGAGGAGAAGACGAGAGTGGGGAGGCTCTACTGTGTCCAGGAGCCTTCCCTGGACATCTTCTATGATCTACCTCAGGGGAATGGCTTTTGCCTCGGACAGCTCAATTCGGACAACAAGAGTCAGCTGGTGCAGAAAGTACGGAGCAAAATCGGCTGTGGCATCCAGCTCACGCGGGAAGTGGACGGCGTGTGGGTGTACAACCGCAGCAGTTACCCCATCTTCATCAAGTCGGCCACACTGGACAACCCGGACTCCAGGACGCTGTTGGTACACAAAGTGTTCCCCGGTTTCTCCATCAAGGCTTTTGACTACGAGAAGGCGTACAGCCTGCAGCGGCCCAACGACCACGAGTTCATGCAGCAGCCGTGGACTGGCTTCACCGTGCAGATCAGCTTCGTGAAGGGCTGGGGCCAGTGCTACACTCGCCAGTTCATCAGCAGCTGCCCGTGCTGGCTGGAGGTCATCTTCAACAGCCGGTAG
- the SMAD7 gene encoding mothers against decapentaplegic homolog 7 isoform X2 — translation MFRTKRSALVRRLWRSRAPGGEDEEEGAGGGGGGGELRGEGATDGRAHGAGGGGAGRAVCCLGKAVRGAKGHNHPHPPAAGAGAAGGGEADLKALTHSVLKKLKERQLELLLQAVESRGGTRTACLLLPGRLDCRLGLGAPAGSQPAQPPSTYSLPLLLCKVFRWPDLRHSSEVKRLCCCESYGKINPELVCCNPHHLSRLCELESPPPPYSRYPMDFLKPTDCPDAVPSSAETGGTNYLAPGGLSDSQLLLEPGDRSHWCVVAYWEEKTRVGRLYCVQEPSLDIFYDLPQGNGFCLGQLNSDNKSQLVQKVRSKIGCGIQLTREVDGVWVYNRSSYPIFIKSATLDNPDSRTLLVHKVFPGFSIKAFDYEKAYSLQRPNDHEFMQQPWTGFTVQISFVKGWGQCYTRQFISSCPCWLEVIFNSR, via the exons ATGTTCAGGACCAAACGATCTGCGCTCGTCCGGCGTCTCTGGAGGAGCCGTGCGCCCGGCGGCGAGGACGAGGAGGAGGGCGCGGGGGGAGGCGGAGGAGGAGGCGAGCTGCGGGGAGAAGGGGCGACGGACGGCCGGGCGCATggggccggcggcggcggcgcaggCAGGGCTGTCTGCTGCCTGGGCAAGGCGGTGCGAGGTGCCAAAGGTCAcaaccatccccaccccccagccgCGGGCGCCGGCGCGGCCGGGGGTGGCGAGGCGGATCTGAAAGCGCTCACGCACTCGGTGCTCAAGAAACTGAAGGAACGGCAGCTGGAGCTGCTGCTCCAGGCCGTGGAGTCCCGCGGCGGTACGCGCACCGCGTGCCTCTTGCTGCCCGGCCGCTTGGACTGCAGGCTGGGCCTGGGGGCGCCTGCCGGCTCGCAGCCGGCGCAGCCGCCCTCCACCTACTCGCTCCCCCTCCTGCTGTGCAAAGTGTTCAGGTGGCCGGATCTCAGGCATTCCTCGGAAGTCAAGAGGCTGTGTTGCTGTGAATCTTACGGGAAGATCAACCCCGagctggtgtgctgcaacccCCATCACCTTAGCCGACTCTGCGAACTAG AGTCTCCCCCTCCTCCTTACTCCAGATACCCGATGGATTTTCTCAAACCAACTG ACTGTCCAGATGCTGTGCCTTCCTCCGCTGAAACAGGGGGAACGAATTATCTGGCCCCTGGGGGGCTTTCAG ATTCCCAACTTCTTCTGGAGCCTGGGGATCGGTCACACTGGTGCGTGGTGGCATACTGGGAGGAGAAGACGAGAGTGGGGAGGCTCTACTGTGTCCAGGAGCCTTCCCTGGACATCTTCTATGATCTACCTCAGGGGAATGGCTTTTGCCTCGGACAGCTCAATTCGGACAACAAGAGTCAGCTGGTGCAGAAAGTACGGAGCAAAATCGGCTGTGGCATCCAGCTCACGCGGGAAGTGGACGGCGTGTGGGTGTACAACCGCAGCAGTTACCCCATCTTCATCAAGTCGGCCACACTGGACAACCCGGACTCCAGGACGCTGTTGGTACACAAAGTGTTCCCCGGTTTCTCCATCAAGGCTTTTGACTACGAGAAGGCGTACAGCCTGCAGCGGCCCAACGACCACGAGTTCATGCAGCAGCCGTGGACTGGCTTCACCGTGCAGATCAGCTTCGTGAAGGGCTGGGGCCAGTGCTACACTCGCCAGTTCATCAGCAGCTGCCCGTGCTGGCTGGAGGTCATCTTCAACAGCCGGTAG
- the SMAD7 gene encoding mothers against decapentaplegic homolog 7, protein MFRTKRSALVRRLWRSRAPGGEDEEEGAGGGGGGGELRGEGATDGRAHGAGGGGAGRAVCCLGKAVRGAKGHNHPHPPAAGAGAAGGGEADLKALTHSVLKKLKERQLELLLQAVESRGGTRTACLLLPGRLDCRLGLGAPAGSQPAQPPSTYSLPLLLCKVFRWPDLRHSSEVKRLCCCESYGKINPELVCCNPHHLSRLCELAPSPPPSFLRIPSDFSLLLKSTADCPDAVPSSAETGGTNYLAPGGLSDSQLLLEPGDRSHWCVVAYWEEKTRVGRLYCVQEPSLDIFYDLPQGNGFCLGQLNSDNKSQLVQKVRSKIGCGIQLTREVDGVWVYNRSSYPIFIKSATLDNPDSRTLLVHKVFPGFSIKAFDYEKAYSLQRPNDHEFMQQPWTGFTVQISFVKGWGQCYTRQFISSCPCWLEVIFNSR, encoded by the exons ATGTTCAGGACCAAACGATCTGCGCTCGTCCGGCGTCTCTGGAGGAGCCGTGCGCCCGGCGGCGAGGACGAGGAGGAGGGCGCGGGGGGAGGCGGAGGAGGAGGCGAGCTGCGGGGAGAAGGGGCGACGGACGGCCGGGCGCATggggccggcggcggcggcgcaggCAGGGCTGTCTGCTGCCTGGGCAAGGCGGTGCGAGGTGCCAAAGGTCAcaaccatccccaccccccagccgCGGGCGCCGGCGCGGCCGGGGGTGGCGAGGCGGATCTGAAAGCGCTCACGCACTCGGTGCTCAAGAAACTGAAGGAACGGCAGCTGGAGCTGCTGCTCCAGGCCGTGGAGTCCCGCGGCGGTACGCGCACCGCGTGCCTCTTGCTGCCCGGCCGCTTGGACTGCAGGCTGGGCCTGGGGGCGCCTGCCGGCTCGCAGCCGGCGCAGCCGCCCTCCACCTACTCGCTCCCCCTCCTGCTGTGCAAAGTGTTCAGGTGGCCGGATCTCAGGCATTCCTCGGAAGTCAAGAGGCTGTGTTGCTGTGAATCTTACGGGAAGATCAACCCCGagctggtgtgctgcaacccCCATCACCTTAGCCGACTCTGCGAACTAG ccccctccccccctcctaGTTTTCTCAGAATTCCTAGTG atttctctctccttctcaaaTCCACAGCAGACTGTCCAGATGCTGTGCCTTCCTCCGCTGAAACAGGGGGAACGAATTATCTGGCCCCTGGGGGGCTTTCAG ATTCCCAACTTCTTCTGGAGCCTGGGGATCGGTCACACTGGTGCGTGGTGGCATACTGGGAGGAGAAGACGAGAGTGGGGAGGCTCTACTGTGTCCAGGAGCCTTCCCTGGACATCTTCTATGATCTACCTCAGGGGAATGGCTTTTGCCTCGGACAGCTCAATTCGGACAACAAGAGTCAGCTGGTGCAGAAAGTACGGAGCAAAATCGGCTGTGGCATCCAGCTCACGCGGGAAGTGGACGGCGTGTGGGTGTACAACCGCAGCAGTTACCCCATCTTCATCAAGTCGGCCACACTGGACAACCCGGACTCCAGGACGCTGTTGGTACACAAAGTGTTCCCCGGTTTCTCCATCAAGGCTTTTGACTACGAGAAGGCGTACAGCCTGCAGCGGCCCAACGACCACGAGTTCATGCAGCAGCCGTGGACTGGCTTCACCGTGCAGATCAGCTTCGTGAAGGGCTGGGGCCAGTGCTACACTCGCCAGTTCATCAGCAGCTGCCCGTGCTGGCTGGAGGTCATCTTCAACAGCCGGTAG